The following is a genomic window from Amycolatopsis acidiphila.
GCGAGGATCACGCCGGAGCCCTGCTTGGCCATGTGCCGGGCCGCGGCGCGTGCGGTGATGAAGTTGGCCGTCAGCCGGGTCAGCACCGGGCGGGTGAAGTCGGCGGTGGTCATGTCGGCGAGCGGGATGCCCTGCAGGTCGCCGCCCGAGACGAGGTTGAACGACACGTCGATACCGCCGGCACTCTCGGCGACCGAACGAGCGTGCTCGTCGACGGCGTGCTCGTCCAGTGCGTCGAGCACCGCGACCTCGGCCTGCCCGCCCGCGGCGGTGATGTCCGCGGCCACGGCGTCGAGCGGCTGTCTGGTCCGGCCGGCGAGGAAGACCCGGGCACCTTGCTCGGTGAAGGTGGTGGCGACGGCGCTCCCGATCGAGCCCCCGGCACCGTAGATGATGGCGTTCTTGCTGTTCAGTGTCATGGCCGGAACTCTATGGGCGCGCCATGGCCATGCTGAGGGGGCGGGACGCGGAGCAGGGTGCGATCGGCGCGCTGCTGGCACGCGCCCGCGACGGCGCGAGCGGCGCCCTGATCCTGCGGGGCGAGCCGGGCATCGGCAAGACCGCGCTGCTGGCGGAGGCGGTACGCGGCGCCGGCGGGATGCGGGTGCTGCGAGGCGCGGGGGTCGAGTCCGAGACGGAGCTGCCGTTCGCCGGCCTGCACCTGCTGCTGGGCCCGGGGCTGTCCCGGCTCGGCGCGCTGCCGCCGCCGCAGCGTGCGGCACTGTCCTGCGCGTTCGGGCTCGGCGGAGCCGGCGGTGGCGACCGGTTCATGATCGGCGCGGGTGTGCTGTCGCTGCTGGCCGAGGTCGCCGAGGAAGCCCGCTGCTGTGCGTCGTCGACGACGCGCACTGGCTCGACCGCGCGTCCGCCGAGGCGCTGTTGTTCGCCGCGCGGCGGCTGGACCGCGAAGACGTCGCGATCCTGTTCGTGGTGCGGGACTACGCGGACGCACTCACCGGGTCCGGCCTGCCCGAGCTGCACCTGTCCGAGCTGCACCTGTCCGAGCTGCACCTGTCCGGGCTCGACGAGGACAGCGCGGCCGCACTGCTCGGCGAAGACCTGCCGGCGTCGCTGCGGGCGCAGCTCATCGCCGAGACCCGCGGGAATCCCCTCGCGCTGCTGGAACTGCCGCCGGTCGTCGCGGCGCATGGGACGGGACCCGGACCGCTGCCGCTGACCACCCGCGTGCTCGACGCGTTCCACCACCAGGTCCGTTCGCTGCCGCCGCCGACGCGCACCCTGCTGCTGCTCGCGGCCGCCGACGACACCGGCGAAGCGGCGACGGTCCTGCGCGCCGGCGCCGAGCTGGGGCTGGGGCCCGGCGACCTGCACCCGGCCGAGGAGCGGCACCTGGTGTCGGCCGCGCTGACGTTCCGGCATCCGCTGATCCGCGCGGCGGTTTACCACGGCGCGCCGCCGGCCCAGCGCATCGCGGCCCACGGCGGGCTCGCCACCGCACACGCCGCCCGCGGCGACGAAGACCGCGAGGCGTGGCATCGCGCGGTCGCCGCGTCGGGTCCCGACGGCGTACTACACGGGTGAGACGTTCAAGCCGGCCGCGCGCGGGTCCCTGTCGGCGGTGCTGCACCACGACCGGTGGTAGGGAATGCCGCGGGGAACGGGGAGGTTGTAGCGGATGCAGAGAAAGGAGCGAACATGAAGGCCAGGAACTCGGTCAGG
Proteins encoded in this region:
- a CDS encoding SDR family NAD(P)-dependent oxidoreductase — protein: MTLNSKNAIIYGAGGSIGSAVATTFTEQGARVFLAGRTRQPLDAVAADITAAGGQAEVAVLDALDEHAVDEHARSVAESAGGIDVSFNLVSGGDLQGIPLADMTTADFTRPVLTRLTANFITARAAARHMAKQGSGVILALDSGSAYGSPMMGGTGPADAATDMLVRNLAAELGPQGVRVLGIWTAGLPETLSPEKIAAHSGGPVMDEAAFGGLLQHLDGMRMTRRSPRLAEVAATAAFLASDLAGAITGTFVNVTSGMFPS